The genomic region atattgttttaaattaaaaagagCAATGAGAATGTACTCGTACTCTTCCATTACAAAAATTTACATGGTAACAAAataaatcagtaggcctacattgaaagAGAAAATACTTCTTCCTATATGGCCATCGAAACAGTCTAGACCTATTGTGCTGTCCATTCACAAGAATTAAAGAGGCAACCCAGAGGCCAGAATAAATTGGCTTATGTTGACTGGTTTAATTCCCTTTAAATTCTCAGAACTGGAAAGAGTAGTTCCCACATATTTGCATGTGCCTCTGTTAAAGTAGGATATTTTAGGAAGTTGCTGCTTCATAACTTCTAAATCTCTTAATACCAGTGACCTAAACTCTATACATAGTTACTGTCATGGTAATTCTGAAATTCGTTAGATTCTTCCACAAACTGAATTTAATTTCTTAGTATGTATCAGTTATTAATGGAATACGCGAAATTTACAGAGATCTGTGAGGCTGTGAATCACAAGATATCTCCATATCAAATTTTCAGTCCCAACTTTTACGTAGCAAAGGTCACTATAGCGAGTTTGCTAGTAGAACCATCTGCAGCTTAATATGAATTGTAAGTAGACAATACAAAGGTCTGAATTACAGTCTTGCTTACAACAATTAGTCGAATGTTATATACTGTAACAGAACCAACAGTTTTATTTCCTCGCAGaaggaagtatttttttatttttcccattCAAATTCAATCACCTTCACTAAGTTTGAATTCCAGAAACAAATACAGCAACCATAGGCGCTGACAACATCAACTTTACTGACAATGAGTTAAATTCTCAAATATATTGTAAAGTTTCTGCTTATCTATCTTGGAACGAATCTtagtattatgtaattttaaattacatacattaatttaAAACTTTGGTACCAGAAAGTTTTGCCGAGACTACAATAAATTAGGGAAAAGTTGCGAGAAACTCTCACTCCACAGATCTACGAGGTCACCACTTCCAGAGATTTCACTTTGTGGAGAATCCAAAGATTCGTAACCACAGTCTGATAACGGTGCTTCAGGTTTCACAGCAGGGTCTGTCATGTCGTAGAAATTTGGTGAACTTGGTGCTGGAGATAGACTGTCTACTGTTCTGATGCTGTAGGGAGAAATTGGGTTTTCCACAGGTTCTTCTTTACAAGAAGTAACACTAACTGTTGGAGGGTGAAGTCCTGTTGTTGTATCACTAGTCACAACTTCTTGAACAGCATCTTCTACACACACGTCTTGTTCATACGGAACTACAATTGTTATTGTATGCGTTGATTCATCATATGTGCCAAATACAggttctgctggggaagtttcacaattttgtttttcgtttggtataatatatacagaggaGTCTTGTGTGCTTGGAATGCTTTCAGAGCAGACGTTGCTTGTCGGTTCTGTAAACTGTAAGTCACCACCATTATTGATCAGTTCTCTACTGGTTTCCACGTTTTTTGGTGTCGACCCCACCACTTCAAAAGGGCTGCTCTTTCCTTTGCATCCATGAGGTCCAATCTGGAAATAAAATAGTAGACTTAATaaaaaaagtattggaaataaatacaACTAATGCAGCATTTCAGAAACTTAAACACTCTTTATACGATAATTCATCTGTGAGCTTGTGCGTGCGTATGTGCGTGAGCGGACACCACAAGAGGGGATGCATCTATCTCTCTTTCTTACCCTCTATTTCTGAATGCATGAATCCATGAAATATTACGTACCGGTATAAAGTAAAGTTATCCCTATTACATAACTTGAGGcccacaaaataactgaagattCATAATACCATCTTTGTAAACAATCTTCATTAACTAGTAGCATAGAGATGTCAGTCCTATGTATGTCGCAttacttgcaaaaaaaaaaaaagttcctggTACCCATTTTAATCGCAGGCTGAGTCCACCCCAGGGTCACAGGCAGCCAGAAGGATTAAGTCAATTGGAAAAATTCCATGGGGAATCCAACCCACGTCCTTTGGTTTTGTAGCATAGTACTAAACCACTATGCTACCGTATACTACACCACACCTTCAACTAgtaagtatacttacttacttacaaatggcttttaaggaacccgtaggttcattgccgccctcacataagcccgccatcggtccctatcctgtgcaagattaatccagtctctatcatcttatcccatctccctcaaattcattttaatattatcctcccatctacatctcggcctccccaaaggtctttttcccctccagtctcccaagtATAGTCGCGACacttatttccggtgtgactcctcctctttgcttacgtcttaggaagtgaaggctctataaagtctaggtaggtagtatcgttcgccatttttgttctttcgttcccgagctaccataggaggaatctatttgccacaccattaaacattatcatgtcgtagctcctatgataataaatcaaacgcactgtaattcagcaaataattgaatggcaaataacatcttcatgtgctttctgcaaacgccaatgaaagagccaaaatggcgggcgattatattaagtatttatcgagccttaagaaatgaataacatcttcataagcgaatcacaagacgcacacatttaaatgtagccgacctgcaacgcgattggctgccggaaattagagcgacgggactataacactctatatgcatttctggattcacccatacgtgctacatgccctgtccatctcaaacttctggatttaatgttccttaatgTAACTAGTaagtatggagtaataaaatGCATGGAGTGTACAAATTTTTTTGCAAAACATAATTTCTCTGGTGTGTATTAGTTACAAACAAATTTACTCGTAAAATTCAGATTGTATATTTGTGGAACAGATTGTCGGTAACAAGGGATACAATTTAAAGGAGACAAGCATTTGTAATGCGAGCTAACCTGGGCACTGTTCTGGTCATTCCCTGTGTCCATGTCTTCTGCAGCTTCTCTGAGTAAACTTTGTGCCAGTTCATCCAGATGAGAGAGGCACACATCTCCATCGAGACTATCGAGGAGATCTGGGAGAGAAGGCAGAACATCACTATCCTGCACATTGTCAAAACCTGCGCCTTCGGGCCCATTGCCTGCTGTAGAGCCCACCCCTGCGGCAGAGGGTTGATGCTGAACTCTGCTGGTTCAACCTGGGTACTACAGCAGACACTCTGGGTCTGATGGTTACGCTCTAGTTTCGACAACTTGTTGCGCAGTTCTTCATTCTCTGTAGCCAGCTGTGCCTTCTCCCGTTGAAGATTATGACACTGCAAAGTTAAGGCATCATtctgaaaaagaaagaataaattaaaaagattaatcatataattataatatagtctaaaatatatcaacatatatctgcagtgcttgggaaaagtgacataagtcagtttccacaaaccttttttgataatttattgacaatttacactggtttatgtcgatttgatttttttctgtatgaattattggaATAGGAGGAataactatgtatttttttccaagcgaacagaagttccgtaagttgtcaataaatgatcaaaaaaggtttgtggaaactgacttgtgtcacttttcccgagcactacagatatatcaCAACCATTTGGTTAAATTCAGCATTTATGGTGGTTAAAGCAGCTGTGGGCATCTTTTGTACACTACTTTGGTTTCTCCTGCCATTATCATGCCACTCTATAATATATTAGTGCCATTTTAAAGTAACAGACTGCatctgcaactactactactactccactCACAAAGCATGCACCATACATATAGGTAGGGGCCTGAAAATGTCAAATTGCGAACTTTTAAATTGTGGGGTAGAAAGCATTTTTCTTCATCTGTAAGATGATTTAGCATGATTTTCTAGCATAATTGAAAGTGCGAAAAAATGCGAATTTCCTACAAAACTGCATAATCATGAGAAAAATgctatttaataaatttttcagtaaaatgcaaTTTTTCAAGCAAAAGGCGCATTAAGCTTATATGTAGCTATACAAAAATTAAAGGCACTCTTTAgatcagtggcggcttctcaaagaggttgcaggtttgtacaccccccagtaatgttcctaatcttccagctttgttactattaaaaatataattttattttacaattttcattcgtgaccatctgcagctggcgtcttgttttgtacgtctgcaggagcctccgagcctcttggtttgcaaagatgttgaaaacctaggaaaggtagtttatagagatgttcggctagtgcggggacagggggattagaggcgtggtctattgctttcctcattgagaacggtttgtcgcacaccctgacatggacaccaacgtcagtgcagaagaaactaaattcactgggaaagtatcagtttcaactagacatttgtccgaagtaatgagcatgaaaaatgtattcattcggcttgtgcaacgaacagtcgcatatttcgcatattactttctcaatctacatgcacacaaacggcacaatacataaaggagcttgtattttgctttgaagttctaagagttgtcgttttgacaataagtgctgctatctcccgacagcctacgaaagctgcatttgaattttatgaacgaaaacgttgcacttggtacttgatagcattctgatgacgattctgtactcaaatatttttcatgagggtaaatcgcaatatagagagttccacccacgaccccttccacttttggactttctgtataaataggtatgctcgtatttagtcattttacttattaattgcatataaattagctttatatgtatacgccctcaggtatacacggttttaaactttgAAGTATGTTTAAgtcctcttcgatatccattgtgcaccaccagcCGCCACTACTTTAGATACTCAAAATATGTCGATCGATTATCTCTTTATCAATTACCGTCTGCTCGACCACATAAATTTCACATATCGATAATGAAGATCCGATAATTGATATACACATCATAATATGAATTATCAAGTTCTATATTTGGTATACTCGACAATTCTGGAAACATGTCAATACTCGATTCGTCAACATTACTCAATAGAACTACATTCTTCAGGTAGAATATCTTCGCTAATAGCCTCAAAGTTCTTTCGACCAGGATCCTTTTACTTCAGAATTGACAGTTTACTCTCTCTCTCCATCTGTTTTCTAAAGCTGGTCAGCAAAGAATAAACCGTCAATTCCGtcagtttcgaagtcttgtgcttcattgtccaaagcctaattcaaagacttcgaaactagtcaagcaaggtaaatcctaaatattaacacggtaaagacgttggaaatttaatcagtgatatataagagttaaaagtgtatatagaaaaatgaacatatacaaaaaacaaatgcagagaaaagtaaataagaaatagaaataaaattacaaatgtaaatacaaaaaGCAAAAAAAGAGGGAAATAAAAAAACTACAAGTACAAATGGTGAAGGATAATGCCAgattgaatcttctcagtttaagttccacctctcagtttccctttagtggccaaccctcatgcaccgtGTCATAGATAtgtgatagtggcacaatgtccaacacattatgtgcagaggtgcactcattacgagtgactaagtggctgggattcaatggaataagtgccgtcttaaatcactatgtGTATtccggtacatcacaataatacaaGTAGAAAGATAAGATCACAATGGGCACAAAAAGCACTAATGCAATATATTGATTGCCTAAAATATTAGTGATTAAAGAAAATTACTAAATATCTAGAAATAAGTAACTGATTGTACATAACAAGAGAAACAAAtggtaacaatttcgaaacatttgcaataagttaGTATAGActactcagtttactgcattgcatcctatgcagtaagaaaatgcttaatagtTTTTGAATACTATTAAATTTCGAGTCTACCAATCACGAGAAAAATTATCTACAGGAAGTTCAATGAAGCATTGGAGAGAGAATGTTACGATGGCAACAGGCCACATGGACCAATACCTGTTTGATGATATTCTTATCCTTACTTGTATATGCAACATTCTGTGAATATACACATTCTTCCTATTGTGAGTATTACTTCACATGAAATAACACAACTGTATGCATCAATATTTCAAGAACTGGAGCCTCTCTCTATATAAGTTAGCTATATACTTAAATCTGTATTATTCTCAACTATaacagtaattttttattttaattcatcagGTATCTAGGCTATAACTGAACAATGCTGAAATGCGATCTGCAGTGGAAACCAAAGTAGCCTACTCCTGAGGAAATCTGCCTCACAAAAAATTTCAGTAACTCCACCAGACATCGAACTCTAGCCCCCATTGATGAGGAATCATCAGTACTCATGATCAGTTGGtactttggaaatatttaaaatatttaaagtatacAATTTAAACTATTCATtgaatagaaaattattttcagtgtcataaaaataactaaataattatttacttaatataagcctatttttttttctatcaacattttttGTAAGTTTTGCCTCTAATCCAAAATGaggatttcttttaaatattaaagGCACTGTCGTCTCATAAATTTGAAGTTAGCTCTGTATCTTTGTCACGAAGTATGCATGTACtttaatattaaatcaataaatcaatactgTAATTGTCAACAGCGAAGTTTCTACGGAACACATTTAttgattaaatgaaatttacGTAACACTCGAGTAACTAACAAAAGAGGTTCAACAGAATTTCGAAATCTAATTCACCATCAGAAAAATGACGCACAGATGGGGAATTATTGCGTCAGATATAGATGTACGCGGTTAGCCATGGAGATGTAGtacaattttgtttcattttgtgaaTAACAATAAAGACATGTAGGAGGGGCTGCAAATGTGATGTAAATATCCAGAGAAAACTTATACCAACACAATTTCTGTTCATCACAAATTGTAACTGGATTTGTAGATATTTCAACATTGATTTCTGATTGAAAGGCCATCTTTAGAattcagcatttctcaaactgtGTGGTCTGTGGATCACATTGCGAAATTATTTGAATATACCTGTGTATTTTCATGAACTCCATGGCTTCTAATTTGAGATTCTTgacttatataaatattaatcgattgtaaaaacatttttggaaatatagcCTATAGCAATTTTAACTAAAATTGATGACTTTTTAAAAGTACcagaaaagtaaataaatctgTCAGAAAGCTGATTTCTTAAAGTGTGCTGCAACTCACTACTCAATAATGGTCAGCATATTTTCTTTCGTAATTGTTAAAAGTAATTTTGACCCAAAAAGTTTGAAAATCACTGCCTTAGCTATTTGGCTCTCATGAACACTAATGTTTTAAAATAGTCTTAAGTTCAAACTCTCATCCACCATTAATAATTTCAAGCATGTAGACCACTGCAGACCTACATTGAAGGTTTTGTCAATTTGTTTCTGGTCAAGTGGAAAGTAACAGGATGTTTTGGCAAAGTCATAATTGTATAATTTCCTGCGAAATTAAAAATTCCGAAATAAGAATTGCACATCTTTCAACATCATTTCGGTTTGAGAATGAATAATACTGtctacaaataatttccatttatcAATAAGTCTAAAAATATTAGCCTAGCTGACTTGATAATCGCTTGAAATGCTTTCTTCGTATCCTTATGTGTATTGAGTCACAAACGAAAATGATTGCATCAGCCACATGTGACTCAAACTTTGttgatgtcaatttttttttatggatttcCGTTTAGTTTGCGAGAATAAACTTCAGAATCCTGTTAcctttataatttaaaatgcctCTTCCAAGAATGCAGAGGGAGGGGAGGAATCTTCCATTTCAACAATGATAGGCGAGAATAAAATTTTCATAGGCCTGTGTCAGTTCCTAATTTTTCATGTAAAAGTAAACAATTATTCTTACAACAATTGCACAAATATAAACTTTGTTTACTACCATGTCCATTATTGATACATAGGTCTATTTAGTTTCTTGAAAACAGTGTCATAGACTAAAATTACGCTTCTATTAACAAAGCATAGGCATAAAAGAGCATAAAATTGACTTCTGTGCTTTGTAAAAGTTTTTAAAAGACACAATGAATCGACCCATGCAGAAAGgccttcagtcacaaattttgaaaaaacgagataCCCTGTCGATGGagggaaatcatatctttatgggtggctccatcggcctgtgcagaaaggtattcagttcattgcttggaaagatagaaactgaagcgtcatgctcagagttctatgcagaaaggaatatagtgtacagaatgttcttttttagttttctcaaaactagtctaatggactgaagccctttctgcatggggagATTCGCATATGATTAATACCTTTTCTCTGAGAGCTTTAGCTTGAATTTCTAAGTCTTCCAATCTCGCCTTCTTTCGGTCCCTTGAACTCTGAGCTGCTACTCTGTTCTTCaattttctgaaataataaaatatttagttttaattattaaagTATGTGTACTAAGTTATGCATGTTAGTTAAGTCATATACAAGCAATTCGCTCCCTTGTCACTTACTGTATTTTTTTCCGCTAATTCAAACGACAGGCATGTTAATGTAGACCTGTTAGTTATATGTTCAACATACTTCAATTTgctatatttgttatttttaattacgtGTATGAGAACTTAGcggaaaaagtgacataagtgaagtcaTAACTTTGCCTGTTATTTGCATCATACATACTGGTACAAGTTTACAGGTAAGTACAGTAGTCACCTATAAACTGAAATCGTGTTGAGATAAATTAACTTACTTTCTTTGTAGTTTTTCTTCCAAAGTTAAATGATCCAATCTCCTTTTACGATTCGTCATGACTGGTTGTACTTCTTCACACTTTGATGTTGCAAACGAATTTGACTGTGGTAAAACCATTTTGCCGATTACTTgcgtgttgttattattacaccTCAAAATTGAATTTCCAGGTTTCAACTTAATTCCAACTTCACTATTAAGAGCACCGTCATTGCCTATGTATTTTGGAACCGACGTTATAATTATAGCTTTCGGTACCGCCATTTTTTAAGACAATACATTGAAGCAAATCTCTTGCTTATGATACTCGTAAATAGTTAGTACTCAGAGCCAAACCCTTACTAATACAATAATGAATTTCCATTCTTCAGAATCTTAGTATCAGCGCTTTCTCCACACAATCCATGGTCTTTGCGTCATCTGACATGTCACATTTTACCAAAAGCAGTATGTGGTGCTATGTGATTGGTGATTGCTTTTGACGTCAAGATGACGTCATGTGTTATTGAAGTTGGCTGGATCACCTGTCCAGCCTATCGCGTTCGATTCTGTGCAAGCGTAGGAAGTTGGGGGTCGAGAATAATTATGGTGTATGAATGatgtaatttacaattaaattGCTATTCCAAAACTTACTGGGCTA from Periplaneta americana isolate PAMFEO1 chromosome 15, P.americana_PAMFEO1_priV1, whole genome shotgun sequence harbors:
- the Xbp1 gene encoding LOW QUALITY PROTEIN: uncharacterized protein Xbp1 (The sequence of the model RefSeq protein was modified relative to this genomic sequence to represent the inferred CDS: deleted 2 bases in 1 codon) → MVLPQSNSFATSKCEEVQPVMTNRKRRLDHLTLEEKLQRKKLKNRVAAQSSRDRKKARLEDLEIQAKALREKNDALTLQCHNLQREKAQLATENEELRNKLSKLERNHQTQSVCCSTQVEPAEFSINPLPQGWALQQAGPEGAGFDNVQDSDVLPSLPDLLDSLDGDVCLSHLDELAQSLLREAAEDMDTGNDQNSAQIGPHGCKGKSSPFEVVGSTPKNVETSRELINNGGDLQFTEPTSNVCSESIPSTQDSSVYIIPNEKQNCETSPAEPVFGTYDESTHTITIVVPYEQDVCVEDAVQEVVTSDTTTGLHPPTVSVTSCKEEPVENPISPYSIRTVDSLSPAPSSPNFYDMTDPAVKPEAPLSDCGYESLDSPQSEISGSGDLVDLWSESFSQLFPNLL